The window CATTCACATTTTTATGCAACTCATGATTACGCCAATTCTAGATGAAAAAGTCCTTCTGTATTCATTTTTATCAAAATCTGAGGTGAGAATTGGAATTGCATTTGCCCAGTATTTCTTTTTGGTTAGTGagtcttatttttgaaaaaagttcaTGTTTATCATTTTTGGCATAATTTGTTTCGTTTTTCATCTCGGACTCAGTATTTGGAATGTGTTATGAGAATTTATGTCTCCTTTGTTAACCTTCTCTTTTACTTTCCTCCAATGAAGTATGATATTTCATTCCAAttgtacttttacttttatacaGTAGTAAAAACTTTCAATTGACACCCTGATTAAAGCCATGAAGGCATTATATATGTTACAATGATTTCGGCAAACAAACTTTCTAGGAATTGCTTTAAGGGAAGTCCATCTTTAAGGTAGCAAAATGGCTACTTGGAAGAAAAATTGAATGACAAGGACTTGCAGACATTTGTCGAGGTAGAAGCAGAGGAATTGACAAGGAGGATAACTGTGAGCTGAGGTTCAACACCAACATGGGATGCAACGCTTAATATAGTTCCGAGAATTTCCCTActcaatcaaattttatattttaacatgttatGTTCTATTTATAAATCTGTTACATCTATCATTAAATtaggcaaaaaaaaattatttattttgtagtccaacttcttttgtttttatccttttgtaatatttttatactaatttATCACGTGATTACAAATGTAAGTTCAAATTATTTAATACATGAAAAATTAAATccgtcaaaatttttttaataactaatgaTAAGATAGGAtgacaataatttaaattttaatatgttattttCCTCTAATTATAAATCTGTGGCATCTATCTATAAATTAGGATAAAGTGTAATTTCCTTCTTATGGtctaatttcttttttgtttttatccttttgaaaacttttgtattttatttaggaTTAAAAGTATAAGTagttcaaattaattaaatatataaaaaataacttaatagACCTGGCTTGGGATTGTCTGATAaggtttttgttaatatttttttttttgttacagttAATATTATCTATCTATTACTAATTTGGTTCAGACTTGAGAGATTTCCGGAACCAAATATTAAGGGTGGTTGTTCTGGTATTATCACTCTTTCTTTAACAACCATGCTAACGTAACAATCATTATTATCcaattatttatctaattaaatttatttttcaattcctatatatattgaaaatataaattctaattataCAATTGAGTAATTGTTATGGGAAGTCAAGAAGGTAGTAACATAGACACATAGTAGTATTAACTTAATATCATCAACTTGCTTTGCAAATTGAactgcatgaaaacttgtctttcCAAACGAACTAAGCCATGTTCATTAgggatataaataaaagagagtttTTAATTACTACTTACTAAAACGTAAAAACACACATACAAATGATAGAAGTAATCAATGATTAGTTAGCAGTGAATAGTGATGACCATAGACATTCCCATTCCAAGACAGGGGGCAAAACCGTAACTACAGTGAAGCTAAGATAGATCAGAAGAAAATTcaacttaattttcaaaattcaatttaatttgatttggtgAGTGTTTTTCTAACTAACCACACACAGTGACTATGACAAGGTCGTAGCTATTAGAGGCTGCATGGTTTGCTTCAAAAAAACACACACTAATCACTCTCACAAACACTCATACCATTTTAGCAACTAACTTTTGCTTCCAATCAGCCATGACTCGCTGTAGTGCTCCGCCCTCATCATCGCCGCCGAGGCCAACACCTATTCCGGCCAAATTCTGGCGTGCATGTGCTGGAATCTCTGCACAGGCACCAGTAGTGAACTCTAGGGTTTACTACTTTCCACAGGGACACATCGACCAAGCTGCTTCGCAACCGCGAAACCTTTCACCTCTAGTTTACTCCAGGCCGGTCATCCCTTGCCGTGTCGCCGCCGTCAACTTTTTCGCGGACCCTAAGACCGACGAGGTCTTCCTCAAGATTCTTCTCCTTCCTGTCACCGATGGATCCGCTCAGGATTTTCTTCCACCTGCCGTGGCCGCCGAAGGCAGCGGCAACGGCAATGGTGACGATGAAAAGGTTGAGTCGTACGCCAAGATTCTCACGCGGTCCGATGCGAACAATGGCGGAGGGTTTTCGGTGCCGAGATTCTGTGCGGACTTGATCTTCCCGCCGTTGAACTTTGAAGAGGACCCGCCGGTGCAGACGCTTCGCATAACCGACCTCCACGGCGCCGTTTGGGAGTTTCGCCACATCTACCGCGGGACGCCGAGACGGCACCTCTTCACTTCTGGCTGGAGCAAGTTCGTTAACAGCAAGAAGATTATCTCTGGCGATACTGTGGTCTTCATGAAGGACTCCGATGGCAGGATGTTTGTCGGAATCCGCCGCAATATGTCGTCAGACGACGGTATCTCAGACGGCGGATTGGATTGGTTAGCAACGATAGTTGGGATGGACGAGggggaaaaggaaaaagaagagaaaaatgaagAGGTGATAATGGAAGGGTTTGCAAGAAACGGGAAGGGGAGGGTGAGTTCGGCTTCAGTGGCGGAGGCGATGGAGCTGGCGGCCCAGAACAAGCCGTTCGAAGTTGTTTACTATCCAAGCGTGGGTTGGGGGGAGTTTGTGGTAAAGGCAGAGGATGTAGACGTGAAGATGAATGGTATTTTCTGCAGTGTTGGGATGAGAGTGAAGATGGCCAGAGAGAACTACGATTCTTCACGGATGACTTGGTTTCAGGGAACAGTTTCTGGTGTTACTGTTCCCGGTGAAGCTCAACCATGGAGCGGTTCTCCTTGGCGCATGCTTCAGGTATAACATTTGCCCgctttgtgaattttgatttgtGTGCTTATATAGTGATATGGAGACTAAATCCTCATTCGTACACGATTATTCATTttgttcaaatttaaaattatctataatGGTCTCTTAGATTTAAGTTCGGATACCAAAATAGTCTATTGATTTTGGGATAATATAGAGTGCTAGCACCCTCATGGtccaaaataaattattcttcttGGTTTCTACGTCCActattcttcattttttatttgtttaaacgTCAAGAATAAACCACATCATTTAGTCATCATCCAGCGTAGCATGAAGGGTGAAATCTCAGCATTTCGTTTACCTAATTATGAACGAAAAGAATCAAGGAATCATACTGGTGTCCATACTTAAATTTAGAGGACTAGTATAGCTAATTTTAAATTTGGGGATCAAAATGGATAATCGCGTAAATTTTAAAAACGGTTGTGATATGGACTTTGAATGAGAATTggcaagaaaggaaaaagaaaaagaatggaaTGAAAGAAATAAGATAGAAACTCAAGTGCAGTTGATTTCATGTCAAGTGCAGTtgatttcatgtgaagttgataactaaGAACCGTTAAATGATACCAATTTTTTATCTATtactttcaactatcaactttaactgcacttgagttttcaccaaaaaataaataaagaaaaatttaaagaaagaatCTCTTGGTTTCTTGTGGTGTGTTCTTGATTTCTCCATCTTAACGTGACGGTTGCTTAAtagtaattatataataataataataaataataataacaaaaaaaatggaaagaaagaacTATTTTCTTGGTCTGTTATAGTGTGCCAGCAATTTGTTTGTGTATTGTTATAGTTTGTTACTTGAGTATATACTATATAGCATAATGGATGAATTTTTACTGAGATCGTTTTGGTGGCTAACTAGAAAAAAAAACGAGAGAGTTTCTTGGCCTTTTgtgaagggaaaagaaaaagaaaaagaaaggagagtTGTTTCTGTTATGTGAGTGAGTGAGTCATATATATTTAATAGAttttgattgagaattatttaatgataaataGATCTATTTAGTGTTATTTCTTTTGAGATGATAAAATAATATATCTAAAGAATGAAAATTCGGTCCTAATATTTTTTCTTGAAGCTGATgttagcttttttattttttccttctcTGATAATATTATAGATTACATGGGATGAATCTGAAATCTTGAAGAATGTAAGTCCCGTTAGTCCATGGCAGGTGGAGTTTCTTTCTGACACACCTTCACTTCCTCAAGTATTTCCCCCGACAAAAAAATTCAGAATTGCAGACGGTTCTTCTAAAATTTTCAGTCATGAAGTGGAAGAATCTTCCTTTTCCATGACAAGACTTGCTATTCCTGATTTAGCAATGGGAGTGCTGAATCAAACATTGTTGATGAGTAATTATGGCACCCCTTTTCCTGCTAGCATTCAGGGAGTCAGGCATCCTCTACTTTCTGCACCTACTTGTCCCATTTTTCCGATTAATCCTCCTCTGTCTATTGCTAACTCCTTTAAGAATAACATTAGACCAAGGTTAAATGCTATGTTGCCAGAGCCTAATATTAACACTCATAAACCTGAAAGCTTATCTCCACATAACAAGTCTAGTTTGACTCCTAACAGCAACTCAACCAAATCTGGGACTGCTTCTTTTCAACTATTTGGTTGTACTATTCAAACAGATCAAGAAATTGATGACCAATTGATGACCATAGCACCGCTAAAAATGACGCAGGAAAAGACAACGTATAATAGAGGCATTGACAAACCAATTACATAGAATTTGACTTGCACTGTTAACATTATTCTGAATTCAAATTGATCACTAGTTCTTCTACTCAAACTAATCACTGTTAGTGTATGCATATAGTTTATTAGTTCTTAAAAGAATAAATGATTAGTAAAATATAGAAGTGATGATTctattttttatcattgtattcttttttttaacaaaataatattcggtaaaattttatgtttatttgtgTTGTTTATTAAATAAAACATATTTGTATTTCTACAATTTATATAAATGAACTTGTactaatatacaaaaaattagtaaaaatgaATATAAACAACATAAACttagatatttaatttatttaatgcttttattttgaCTACTGAATTAAAAGGCAAGCAGTTCacatttcgtttttaattttaaatattaatctttTATGAGCATGCGCAGCACTTATAAACTTCTATTGCTTTTGGTCATGttaaattcaaaactcaaaagtaatatatatatatatatatatattgtaaaattAAAAGTAGGAGAGGCGTACACATCTAAGTTTTTTTTGACAACCAAATTCAATCAAGTTGGCCCAATTCAATAAAAATTAGTTTCATTAGTAGAGCGTGAATACACGTTTCCACGTTTCTCTCTtcgtcttctttcttcttctatttcttcgcgttcctccttctctttcttcgtatttctctttcttcttcttctttgtgttctttcttcttagttttatttctCTTAAAGGagtaaattaaaaagaattttaagaaaatgaaataagaaggagaagatgaagaaaaaaagatgaaaaagaagaagacgaagCGGAAAATGAGGAGGAGAAATTCAAGTGAAATGAAACCAAACAAATCTAAATTAAACCAAAAAATGAATCGaaatttattaaagaataaaaaaattggtcaatACTTAAAAGAAGCATCAACTAAACCTCatttaattcacaaataaatcaaaattagttcagatttgaacaaaaactaactaaacaaccacacatgaacaagttcagtaaattcaaacaaaacaaaaccaaatgaatctaaattaaaataagaaatgaaTCGAATttttttaaggaataaaaaaGTACTTAACAACAACATCAAGTGAACCttagttaattcacaaatgaatcgaaattagttcagatttgaacaaaactaactaaacaaccacATATAAACAAATTCAGCAAATTCAAGCGAAATGAaaccaaatgaaccaaaattttttaaggaataaaaaatttggtcaatacttaacagcAGTATCAAGTGAATctcagttaattcacaaatgaatcgaaattagttcatttgaacaaaaactaactaaaccaCCACATATGAACAAGTTCAGCAAATTCAAGGAAACAAAACCAAATGAGctaaaattaattaagaaatgaaccgaaatttcttaaagaataaaaaatttagtcaatacttaacagcaacatcaagtgaactttagttaattcacaaatgaatcaaaattagTTTATATTTGAACAAGTAGTaaaaacattcaatcatcaacaaaagcacatcgaattcatttttgaatccaaatgaacctcaaataaactaaaaaatgaatcgaaattatttaataatggcATTAGAAAAAATCAGAACTAATAAAGATATTAACAAAATATTGGTGTTGTTCGTGattacaataacaaaaaaaaatataacgaaaaaaaaaataaaaaaaagaagaatttacGTGcgcaaattataaaaaaaagaaacaataacaataaatgtacatgtataaatttaaaatacatgGTTTGATTTGGTTATGGTTATGGCTTAAATGTAAACATTTATTTTAAAGTAGTGCTTACTGCTCAATCTCAAATAATAACTACTTGGATAATGTAAGAGATTTTTAAGGGAGAATAATGAACAATAAAGAGTCCATTGCTAAAggaattctcttttctttttttttttctcccaaAATATTTGAATCTCGTATATTAAAAGAAGATATAAGATAAATTTAGATTAttatctcttcttctctttaACTTGATTTAAAATGGATAGAGATTGTTGCCTCCAAATAATGTGGGTGGTCAGcttatgaatgaatgaatatcatTGCAACTTAGCTAGAAGACAAGTTTCAATATATACACTTTCTGTCTGAGGATAATTTTGTCTCTAAGAGAGTACATAATATTATCTAGtccattcttctttctttcttcaatgATCGTAACATCCCATGCTAAAAATAAGAGGTATTACTATTTGGGGATGCTACGGTAAAGTTGTCAATTTCATCTTTTTATAAAGATGTTTTttgttttgtggttgtgattGTTTTAAAAAAGTGttactaaaagtgttgcttaaaaagaaagtgttacccttaatcttaacttggctctgataccaatttttcattttcgacttttcttttaatttctttttcgaaatttctattaactcttcatattttgattcgaataagtttataatttgtatagattcaattggtggtgctttatttaaaggattttgataaaaataatttgcaGCTTCATAATCTAAAGTATTGACCATTTCTACTATTTCTCTTGTATTTGTTATATGATCATTTATTACTAATccttaatgtatatttataattctgatttcatatttatagttttttaattctgatctaatttctatcataattataatattcttttttgcatggattattgtatataaaatcttttatctgtttgtctttttctttaatataatttttcaaatcctcaaaaacttcttttatttctacactttctcttgtttctaaatatctttctaatttttcaattttattctccattttttcttttagcagctttaattcttttagatCATAATATgattttccaggcatttataaattttttaaatttaattccaacttgtttatatttattcttatttctatcctttttattataagatcatcaatttcgatctggagattatttaattctcttttatactcctctattttattttttaattttctcgctcttttcctttttattttattttctggtttttcaatctttttatgcttaTAATTCCTAAAAATAGTTTTGTTtagcattatttattttagaatttctgcaaactctattatcgattcatcactattttctagagattctattaatttttctagctcttcaacttctcttttcaacttgtcatagattatttttagagcttcaaatgctctttgatttatttcagaaaactgcaaataattcaaacgattttctctttcaaagagctcttgtttcttatcttgataagttacatatatttcttccttatttattgtcataatttagtatttagggtttcatttaatttttcgaccttttttgttaattcttttatttcagagttttcttctttaatctttaacttagataaacttataggactattaattttagattctcttatttgaaaattcgatgaaaccgatcttcctgatggttcttttaataatagaactgggttttcaatagctttatattttagtatttctgtttttacaattttctgaaataattcatcgacataaattctttttctatttttaaatattatactacgatggctatttgttaaagcataatttattgcatatgtaattgaaaatggttcatcatcttgtttcATTAAActttttctatgaaatttataagctaAACTTATAGATCTACCAAGATTCTCAGTTGATagaggtatagcatatccaagatgggcattaaatttaacatttacatttgccaagtttccatgaacaatcccaattatttgatctattgggtcatcagtaattcttttgtcacagattgctaaacttattggtgaattaattcccttcatatatgtagatttgactAAGACTTGTatggtactaatatgaatccatccaattttagatctttttgttgatccttaattttctcaatttgtttactcaattcttcatcatttattaacgctatttcaagttctccattggcagattttatttttataggggcttcaagttgaatttttccatagtatattatattttttctattaaaaacttcttttaaaagactttgtttattaaagttttcatttgatttgagatttagttCTGTTTTTAAAACAGcctattttttattatctaataaagcggttaatctataataatcagattcttctgttaattctaaactttctaaataattcataactaagagaCTAGGATaaagatgtacctttctggagaaaaacttcctttatttagtatattttacataaggtgtttttatctccagaggagagattgtagatactaactccagaggggagtttagaactattttttcctaagggaattctttgtcagactacagaatcgccttggcagcttcctccttgctctcctagcatatgagtactcttagccttctgctttttgttttctgatgccttctacaattgcctaagcaatctatttataatggttgggtctgatggacaattcccatccttacccttcttatgacgtcattgcttatgTCATTGTCTTGCACCAACTACATTATTGGTGctttatgacctaagcgcttacgtcattatGCAATGATGTTGAgggatgcttcagatgcactatcctcttcttttatcatgtggaTTTCAGATGCattgtcctcttcttttatcatgtgggttgattccgttttattattgctttcttcagatatttctaaggcacatagctggcacttgtggtcttctctgtcttttatcaaatagcagagattcctctttatcccttcagggagcttttctaaaagtccagataaattgtagaatgctgattcaaatttcaccaagagtctcatctctctttcttcaatttcatttcttttactggacacaagcagagtatttctacttttataattaatctttgtgtgagattccttcgttattttttgagttctttcaaagacccttgctaatgtgctaGCTTGTCTTCCTTCATGACCgtaaattgttaaatcttgaattcgatcaattggttgaaaatttcctgagaagacggacatgaatattacttggtgtgctggaaccaagcattcttcttcttcattaaaaataggttgactgtttgtaaattttagggatacatcccttggatttacattgtcaatcatatttttaaatctctttactgcatcaacgaatcctgcaggaaactcactaataatttttagatcattaaaaattaaaattgtatcaattaatccatactgaaaAAACTGAtaagtgtcagatggggaagcatctgaaaaaataaccagctttgttagctgttctttggcaataggataatatcccaaaattgcccttttttcttca is drawn from Arachis hypogaea cultivar Tifrunner chromosome 12, arahy.Tifrunner.gnm2.J5K5, whole genome shotgun sequence and contains these coding sequences:
- the LOC112730398 gene encoding auxin response factor 17-like, yielding MTRCSAPPSSSPPRPTPIPAKFWRACAGISAQAPVVNSRVYYFPQGHIDQAASQPRNLSPLVYSRPVIPCRVAAVNFFADPKTDEVFLKILLLPVTDGSAQDFLPPAVAAEGSGNGNGDDEKVESYAKILTRSDANNGGGFSVPRFCADLIFPPLNFEEDPPVQTLRITDLHGAVWEFRHIYRGTPRRHLFTSGWSKFVNSKKIISGDTVVFMKDSDGRMFVGIRRNMSSDDGISDGGLDWLATIVGMDEGEKEKEEKNEEVIMEGFARNGKGRVSSASVAEAMELAAQNKPFEVVYYPSVGWGEFVVKAEDVDVKMNGIFCSVGMRVKMARENYDSSRMTWFQGTVSGVTVPGEAQPWSGSPWRMLQITWDESEILKNVSPVSPWQVEFLSDTPSLPQVFPPTKKFRIADGSSKIFSHEVEESSFSMTRLAIPDLAMGVLNQTLLMSNYGTPFPASIQGVRHPLLSAPTCPIFPINPPLSIANSFKNNIRPRLNAMLPEPNINTHKPESLSPHNKSSLTPNSNSTKSGTASFQLFGCTIQTDQEIDDQLMTIAPLKMTQEKTTYNRGIDKPIT